One stretch of Candidatus Bathyarchaeia archaeon DNA includes these proteins:
- a CDS encoding plasma-membrane proton-efflux P-type ATPase: MTPVKLAGRHLSEGLLVVAEEQKHNSADETPFSVYAKTGLSSQEASQKLQQYGLNEIPEKKVSPLRKFVSYFWGPIPWMIEIAAVLSILIQHYEDFAIISTLLLANAVVGFWQERKADNAIEMLKKRLAPKARVLRDGNWQEIPSKQLVPGDVVRVRLGDIVPADVKLMKGDFLLADESALTGESLPVEKHVSDLAYSGAVVRQGEMDAYVVATGISSFFGKTTKLVAEAKTGSHFQKAVIRIGNYLIILAAVMVSAVFVAALIRQANPLELLQFALVLVVAAIPVALPAVLTVTMAIGAVALAKKEAIVSKLVSIEEMAGVDVLCSDKTGTITKNELTVAELRVFGQFPEQDAMLYGTLASREENHDPIDDAVIAKAKTMKAVTDVLGKYEVEAFKPFDPVSKRTEATVKASDGSTFKVSKGAPQVVLALSKNKDELEATINQTVDAFASKGQRALGISRGDAQGNWQFVGLLAIYDPPREDSAQTIKTAQNMGIDVKMVTGDHIAIAKEISKEVNLGTDILSSSELINKPESESMSLVEKADGFAQVFPEHKYRIVELLQRAGHIVGMTGDGVNDAPALKKADAGVAVAGATDAAKSAADVVLTKSGLSVIIDTIRESRKIFARMNNYAIYRIAETMRVLFFLSLAIIIFNFYPLTPVMIVILALLNDLPIMMIAYDNVKIHGKPVRWNMREVIVVATLLGVTGLVASFGLFLIGINVLHLNDATIQTLMFLKMTVAGHMTLYLARTHTNHFWARPLPAGILVLAAESTQVFATVIAAVGILMAPLGWGLAGLVWGYALLEFIITDFLKVHYFRLFENGKRKIAANLTPPPSTLPNQN; this comes from the coding sequence ATGACCCCCGTAAAGCTTGCTGGTCGGCATTTGTCAGAAGGCTTGTTAGTGGTCGCCGAGGAACAAAAACATAATTCTGCGGATGAAACACCGTTTTCGGTTTACGCTAAAACCGGTTTATCCTCTCAAGAGGCATCCCAAAAGCTACAACAGTACGGATTGAACGAAATTCCTGAGAAAAAGGTTAGTCCGTTACGCAAATTCGTGAGTTACTTCTGGGGTCCTATCCCGTGGATGATTGAAATCGCCGCGGTTTTATCCATCCTTATCCAGCACTATGAAGATTTTGCCATAATCTCCACCTTGCTACTAGCTAATGCTGTGGTGGGTTTTTGGCAGGAACGCAAAGCTGACAACGCCATCGAAATGCTCAAAAAACGCTTAGCCCCCAAGGCGCGGGTGCTACGCGACGGTAACTGGCAGGAAATTCCCTCCAAGCAACTGGTGCCTGGCGATGTGGTACGCGTTCGGTTAGGTGACATTGTGCCCGCTGACGTGAAGCTCATGAAAGGCGATTTCTTGCTGGCGGATGAGTCCGCTTTGACTGGGGAGTCGCTTCCTGTGGAGAAGCATGTTTCTGACCTTGCCTATTCTGGGGCGGTTGTGCGGCAGGGTGAAATGGACGCCTACGTCGTGGCAACAGGCATCAGCAGCTTCTTTGGCAAAACCACCAAACTGGTTGCGGAAGCCAAAACGGGCAGCCACTTCCAAAAAGCCGTCATACGCATCGGCAACTACCTCATCATCCTTGCCGCCGTGATGGTTTCGGCGGTGTTTGTGGCAGCGCTTATCCGGCAGGCTAATCCGTTGGAGCTTTTGCAGTTTGCGTTGGTTTTGGTTGTTGCCGCAATTCCAGTTGCGTTGCCTGCGGTTTTGACTGTTACCATGGCTATTGGCGCGGTCGCGTTAGCCAAAAAAGAAGCCATAGTGAGCAAGCTGGTTTCAATTGAGGAAATGGCTGGCGTGGACGTTTTGTGTTCAGACAAGACGGGTACGATAACTAAGAATGAGCTTACGGTGGCGGAGCTACGGGTTTTTGGGCAGTTCCCAGAGCAGGATGCGATGTTGTATGGGACTTTGGCGTCGCGGGAAGAGAATCATGACCCCATCGACGATGCTGTTATTGCTAAGGCTAAAACGATGAAAGCCGTCACGGACGTCTTGGGCAAGTATGAGGTGGAGGCTTTTAAGCCGTTTGACCCCGTCTCAAAGCGGACTGAAGCCACAGTTAAAGCCTCCGACGGGTCAACTTTCAAAGTTTCCAAGGGTGCGCCTCAGGTTGTTTTGGCGTTGTCTAAGAACAAAGATGAGCTTGAAGCCACCATAAACCAAACCGTAGACGCTTTTGCCAGTAAGGGGCAGCGGGCGTTGGGCATAAGCAGAGGCGACGCGCAAGGCAACTGGCAATTTGTTGGGCTTTTGGCTATTTATGACCCGCCGCGTGAGGATTCCGCTCAAACCATAAAGACAGCCCAAAACATGGGTATAGACGTCAAAATGGTTACTGGCGACCACATCGCTATCGCCAAAGAGATTTCCAAGGAAGTGAACTTGGGCACAGACATCCTTTCCTCTTCTGAGCTCATCAATAAACCTGAAAGTGAATCCATGAGCCTTGTGGAGAAGGCGGATGGTTTTGCGCAGGTGTTTCCTGAGCACAAGTACCGTATTGTTGAGTTGCTTCAGCGTGCGGGTCACATTGTGGGCATGACTGGTGACGGTGTTAACGATGCGCCTGCTTTGAAGAAAGCTGATGCTGGGGTGGCTGTTGCGGGGGCTACGGACGCGGCGAAGTCGGCTGCAGATGTGGTTCTCACCAAGAGCGGGCTTTCGGTTATCATTGATACGATTCGGGAAAGTCGCAAGATTTTTGCCCGCATGAACAACTACGCCATCTACCGCATCGCTGAAACCATGCGTGTCCTGTTCTTCTTGTCTTTGGCGATTATCATATTCAACTTCTATCCCCTTACGCCCGTCATGATTGTCATCTTAGCCTTGCTTAACGATTTGCCCATCATGATGATTGCTTACGACAACGTGAAAATTCACGGCAAACCTGTCCGATGGAACATGCGTGAAGTCATAGTTGTTGCCACGTTGCTTGGGGTGACGGGTTTGGTGGCGAGCTTTGGTCTGTTTCTTATAGGCATTAACGTGCTCCACCTAAACGACGCCACCATACAGACCCTGATGTTCCTGAAGATGACGGTGGCGGGACACATGACGCTGTACCTTGCACGCACACACACCAACCACTTCTGGGCGCGTCCCCTACCCGCGGGAATTTTGGTTCTTGCAGCAGAAAGCACGCAGGTGTTTGCTACAGTGATTGCTGCGGTGGGCATCCTGATGGCGCCTTTGGGCTGGGGTTTAGCTGGGCTGGTTTGGGGTTACGCTCTGTTGGAGTTCATAATAACAGACTTCTTGAAGGTCCACTACTTCCGTCTCTTCGAGAACGGGAAACGAAAAATCGCGGCAAACCTAACCCCTCCGCCTTCCACTCTACCCAACCAAAACTAA
- a CDS encoding ABC transporter permease subunit: MDLQNVWTVASKDLDIFVKKKSILYSTILFPLIAAIALPIVIEFVGQSVGGIPPDVLPGVINSFLFFFIIGAASLPVGIAAYSLVGEKVEKSLEPLLATPLTDGEILLGKSLAAFLPPLLATYVGATIFTVFINALTSNRLGYLYFPNISMAVILFVLVPLVCLLSVETIILVSAKANDVRAAQQFGGILVFPFVAIYVAGEIGMLSLNTTNLLLISATILVIDLLLFFTSRGTFKREEILTKWK, translated from the coding sequence ATGGACCTACAGAATGTTTGGACAGTCGCAAGCAAGGATTTGGATATTTTCGTGAAGAAAAAGAGTATCCTGTATTCAACTATCCTGTTTCCTCTCATAGCCGCCATTGCTCTTCCCATAGTTATTGAATTCGTTGGGCAAAGTGTAGGCGGGATTCCACCTGATGTGCTTCCAGGAGTGATTAACTCTTTCCTGTTCTTTTTCATCATAGGCGCCGCTTCTCTTCCCGTCGGTATAGCTGCTTACAGTTTAGTCGGAGAAAAAGTGGAAAAAAGCCTTGAACCGCTTTTGGCAACGCCCCTAACAGATGGCGAAATACTGTTAGGAAAAAGCCTAGCCGCGTTTCTTCCCCCTCTGCTTGCAACCTACGTGGGAGCCACGATATTTACTGTATTCATAAATGCCTTAACCAGCAATCGGCTAGGTTACTTGTACTTTCCAAACATAAGCATGGCAGTCATTCTCTTTGTTCTGGTGCCTCTTGTGTGTCTTTTAAGTGTCGAAACAATCATCTTGGTCTCTGCCAAAGCTAATGACGTACGCGCCGCTCAACAGTTCGGGGGAATCTTGGTGTTTCCGTTTGTGGCAATCTATGTGGCAGGCGAAATTGGCATGTTATCGCTTAACACAACCAACCTTCTGTTAATCTCAGCGACAATCTTAGTAATTGACCTGCTCCTCTTCTTCACCAGTAGAGGCACGTTCAAGAGAGAAGAAATTCTGACAAAATGGAAGTAG
- a CDS encoding DUF5615 family PIN-like protein produces the protein MKLLLDEMYAGLKEYFETLGYEVVTAQEAGLQGAKDRDVVKYAGERGLVLVTQDLKPSELAELTGVRCVLVSSAMIAKVADAKIKEKYPL, from the coding sequence GTGAAGTTGCTGCTTGATGAGATGTATGCGGGTTTGAAGGAGTATTTTGAGACGTTGGGTTATGAGGTGGTGACGGCGCAGGAGGCGGGGTTGCAGGGCGCCAAAGACCGCGATGTGGTGAAGTACGCGGGGGAGCGGGGTTTGGTTTTGGTTACTCAGGATTTGAAGCCTTCTGAGTTGGCGGAGTTGACGGGTGTCCGATGCGTTTTGGTCAGCAGCGCGATGATTGCGAAGGTTGCGGATGCGAAGATTAAAGAGAAATATCCGCTTTAA
- a CDS encoding aspartate ammonia-lyase: MGTRTETDSLGERQVPKDAYYGVQTVRAVENFPVSGLKAPPVFVYAYVMVKRAAATANMQVGWLDQKVGTAIIQACDEVLEGKLLDQFVVDVFQAGAGTSFNMNVNEVLCNRALELLGKQKGDYTTLSPNDHVNMAQSTNDTFPTALHVAALLALEPLGVALEDLSTAFEQLSCNYADAVKSGRTHLQDALPLTVGQELGAYASAINKAQLRLQGRSRLLLEVALGGTAVGTGASAHVDFAELAVAELSRLTGFPLNVAPNLFEALQSRSAVAAVSSALKELSLELIRVANDLRLLSSGPTTGLAEISLPDVQPGSSIMPGKVNPVMAECLDMVAYQVVGNDLAVSMAVQAGQLELNVMMPLMMHNLLQSIQLLSSYLPVFTKKCVEGITVDTKRCAGYVALNPSLAVYLSPCIGYLDAAKIATQALQEKRSVKEIALEKKLLTRKQAEEVFKKDSLLGKKNRRDNPC, encoded by the coding sequence GTGGGCACTCGAACAGAAACGGATTCCTTGGGCGAAAGACAGGTTCCTAAAGACGCCTACTACGGGGTTCAAACGGTTCGGGCGGTGGAGAATTTTCCTGTCAGCGGCTTAAAAGCGCCTCCAGTTTTTGTTTACGCTTACGTGATGGTGAAGAGAGCGGCGGCTACTGCGAACATGCAAGTGGGCTGGCTAGACCAAAAGGTCGGGACTGCAATAATCCAAGCCTGCGACGAAGTTCTGGAAGGCAAACTGTTAGACCAGTTTGTGGTTGATGTGTTTCAGGCAGGAGCAGGCACGTCCTTTAACATGAACGTAAACGAGGTTCTTTGTAACCGTGCGTTGGAGCTTTTAGGTAAACAGAAAGGCGACTACACAACGCTCAGCCCAAACGACCATGTCAACATGGCGCAATCCACCAACGACACCTTCCCCACTGCATTGCATGTTGCCGCGTTGCTGGCTTTGGAGCCTTTGGGAGTAGCGTTGGAGGATTTGTCTACGGCGTTTGAGCAGCTCAGCTGCAACTACGCCGACGCAGTCAAATCTGGGCGGACTCACTTGCAGGATGCGTTACCCTTGACTGTGGGGCAGGAGTTAGGCGCCTACGCTTCAGCAATAAACAAGGCGCAACTACGGCTTCAGGGGCGCAGTCGGCTTCTGTTGGAGGTAGCGTTAGGCGGAACAGCCGTCGGCACAGGCGCAAGTGCCCACGTGGATTTTGCTGAACTTGCAGTTGCCGAGCTTTCGCGTTTAACAGGATTCCCGTTAAATGTTGCGCCAAATCTGTTTGAGGCGCTTCAAAGCCGCAGCGCAGTAGCCGCCGTCTCAAGTGCCCTCAAAGAGTTGTCCCTCGAACTAATCCGAGTAGCCAATGACCTGCGGTTGCTCTCTTCAGGTCCCACAACGGGGTTAGCCGAGATTTCGTTGCCCGACGTGCAGCCTGGCTCCTCCATCATGCCTGGCAAAGTTAACCCCGTGATGGCGGAGTGCCTTGACATGGTGGCATATCAGGTAGTGGGAAACGACTTGGCGGTTTCCATGGCGGTTCAGGCGGGGCAGCTGGAGTTAAATGTGATGATGCCGCTCATGATGCATAACCTGCTGCAGTCAATTCAGCTTTTAAGCAGTTACCTGCCCGTGTTCACCAAAAAATGCGTCGAAGGCATCACCGTTGACACTAAACGTTGTGCTGGCTATGTGGCTTTGAATCCTTCGCTGGCAGTTTACCTTTCCCCTTGCATCGGTTACTTAGACGCCGCAAAAATTGCCACGCAAGCTCTCCAAGAAAAACGCAGCGTCAAAGAAATCGCGCTGGAAAAGAAGTTGTTGACGCGAAAGCAGGCGGAAGAGGTTTTTAAGAAAGATTCTCTGTTGGGTAAGAAAAACCGCAGGGATAACCCCTGCTGA
- a CDS encoding nitroreductase family protein — protein sequence MDVFEAVQKRKSQRSYKSTPVPPEILEKLLEAGRLSPSAKNIQPWHFIVVTDPKKRKTLSKGMYAKFLKDVPAVIVLCGDQQASPDWYVVDVALAGENMVLAATAEGLETCWVGSFEENDVRRLLGVPADMRVVALLAVGYAKEKVSITAKVIQFLRRRKTLGEISSWEVYGGKFDGKGGSGK from the coding sequence ATGGATGTCTTTGAAGCGGTGCAGAAACGCAAATCGCAACGCAGCTACAAATCGACGCCTGTGCCGCCTGAAATTTTAGAGAAGCTTTTGGAGGCGGGAAGGCTTTCGCCCTCGGCGAAAAACATTCAGCCTTGGCACTTTATTGTGGTGACTGACCCCAAAAAACGTAAAACCCTCTCCAAAGGCATGTACGCCAAATTCCTCAAAGATGTTCCCGCCGTCATTGTTTTGTGTGGTGACCAGCAAGCTTCGCCTGACTGGTACGTGGTTGATGTGGCTTTGGCGGGTGAAAACATGGTTCTTGCCGCGACGGCTGAAGGTCTGGAGACCTGTTGGGTGGGCAGTTTTGAGGAAAACGATGTGAGGCGGCTTTTGGGGGTTCCGGCGGATATGCGGGTGGTTGCCCTGCTGGCGGTGGGGTACGCAAAAGAGAAGGTTAGCATAACGGCGAAAGTGATTCAGTTTCTGCGTCGACGCAAAACCCTTGGCGAAATTTCCAGTTGGGAGGTTTACGGGGGCAAATTTGACGGCAAAGGCGGCAGCGGAAAGTGA
- a CDS encoding SIS domain-containing protein has protein sequence MANKCKISCIGYVNRVRDNILSVNKKSLAPLYEDLRAADCVVCGGSGRSLYSLNAAMSQIALSEVGWRNKVVITPDDPGFPGKNMYDAAADLDRRYKKVLLLMNSGSGYSDDPLVMANDLARYIDETKTSKFRMGLLTSAPDSPLAEVTSKYGNAVVIKGRGKLKPSLDYSETGMMGDIFELGTLELLCMMIEAIFRNMEVDDVFQLCEEEFDKIGALIDANVQSETYNKLVDQLEKRTNVFLGGRGTANEIAKMTGVRLFHMKTFLGDNVFMTRGVNTPHPRAGDLEILMSYSGESKPVILWCDVLKQFNGTVLAITGKKDSTLAKRSDMQIILEEEVKPGAPRRFYTRAAFVLSPLPVRLVERLGERGLKLPEYIISWYHSVTQ, from the coding sequence TTGGCAAATAAATGTAAAATAAGCTGCATCGGCTACGTAAACCGAGTCAGAGATAACATTTTAAGCGTAAACAAAAAAAGTTTAGCACCACTTTATGAAGACCTGCGCGCGGCAGACTGCGTCGTCTGCGGAGGCTCAGGCAGATCGCTTTATTCGTTGAACGCTGCCATGAGCCAAATCGCACTTAGCGAAGTCGGCTGGAGAAACAAGGTTGTAATCACCCCTGACGACCCAGGGTTTCCAGGAAAGAACATGTATGACGCCGCCGCCGACCTTGACCGACGCTACAAAAAGGTTCTGCTGCTCATGAACAGCGGCAGCGGCTACTCAGACGACCCACTTGTTATGGCTAATGATTTAGCCCGATATATTGACGAAACCAAAACCAGCAAGTTCCGCATGGGTCTGCTCACCAGCGCCCCTGATTCACCACTGGCCGAAGTAACCAGCAAGTACGGCAACGCTGTGGTAATCAAAGGACGCGGCAAACTCAAGCCATCGCTGGACTACAGCGAAACGGGCATGATGGGCGACATCTTTGAGTTGGGCACACTTGAGCTTTTGTGCATGATGATTGAAGCCATCTTCCGCAACATGGAAGTTGACGACGTTTTCCAACTCTGCGAAGAAGAATTTGACAAAATCGGCGCCTTAATCGACGCCAACGTCCAATCAGAAACATACAACAAACTCGTGGACCAACTGGAGAAACGCACCAACGTGTTTCTAGGCGGCAGAGGCACCGCAAACGAAATCGCCAAAATGACGGGTGTGCGGCTGTTCCACATGAAAACATTCCTTGGCGACAACGTTTTCATGACTCGCGGCGTAAACACCCCTCACCCACGCGCTGGCGACCTTGAAATTCTCATGTCTTACTCGGGCGAAAGCAAACCCGTCATCCTCTGGTGCGACGTGCTTAAACAGTTTAACGGAACGGTACTGGCGATAACGGGCAAAAAAGATTCTACGCTGGCGAAACGTTCAGATATGCAGATAATTCTTGAAGAAGAGGTTAAACCAGGCGCGCCCCGACGGTTCTACACAAGAGCCGCCTTCGTGCTCAGCCCTCTGCCCGTTAGGCTGGTTGAAAGGCTGGGTGAAAGAGGCTTGAAGTTGCCTGAGTACATAATCAGCTGGTACCACAGCGTAACCCAATAA
- a CDS encoding winged helix-turn-helix domain-containing protein has product MSLGEQNSKPDLYVIARIIKALKEKNRMNKTALATSTGLAYDKLIKYLAWMSEKGFIAVDENGLVALTDEGSEAYDDLVQWILKYVGQLKFPRLRLRT; this is encoded by the coding sequence TTGAGCTTAGGCGAGCAGAATTCTAAACCTGACCTCTACGTCATCGCTCGTATTATCAAGGCGTTGAAAGAGAAAAACAGGATGAATAAAACTGCCCTTGCTACTTCCACGGGGTTAGCCTATGATAAACTGATTAAATATTTGGCTTGGATGTCTGAAAAGGGCTTCATTGCAGTTGACGAAAATGGCTTGGTGGCTTTGACTGACGAAGGCTCTGAAGCATACGATGATTTGGTGCAGTGGATACTGAAGTATGTAGGTCAACTGAAGTTTCCAAGGCTGCGCTTAAGAACTTAG
- a CDS encoding DUF2284 domain-containing protein: MANQVELEKFDFLKKLALELGAKDAKIIPASKVVVEDRVVLKCKVGCNNYGKTLACPPYTPSAEQFRKIVSEYSYALFMKFASKAEADADLQKALSKTSGASPTEDEKAKIDRFWASWKADKKEMLASVVKLEKAAMRSGYSLAVGFVSGSCQLCDKCNTETGICAHPEMARMSEDALGVNVKKTAQNAGIEFLFPFPKNPESFALLLID; this comes from the coding sequence TTGGCTAATCAAGTTGAACTTGAAAAATTTGATTTCCTCAAAAAACTCGCTTTAGAGTTAGGCGCCAAAGACGCCAAAATCATCCCCGCAAGCAAAGTTGTGGTTGAAGACCGTGTTGTGCTCAAATGCAAAGTTGGCTGCAACAACTACGGCAAAACCCTCGCCTGCCCCCCCTACACGCCCTCGGCAGAGCAGTTCCGCAAAATCGTCTCCGAATACAGCTACGCCTTGTTCATGAAGTTTGCCTCCAAAGCCGAAGCTGACGCTGACCTGCAAAAAGCCCTCTCCAAAACCTCCGGTGCATCCCCCACAGAAGACGAAAAAGCCAAAATTGACCGGTTCTGGGCTTCTTGGAAAGCGGACAAAAAAGAAATGCTTGCTTCTGTGGTGAAGCTGGAAAAAGCTGCGATGCGTAGTGGTTACTCGTTGGCGGTGGGTTTTGTTTCGGGGTCCTGTCAGCTCTGTGACAAATGTAACACCGAGACGGGTATTTGTGCGCATCCGGAGATGGCGCGGATGAGTGAGGACGCGCTGGGTGTGAACGTGAAGAAAACCGCGCAGAACGCTGGCATCGAATTTCTCTTTCCGTTTCCTAAGAATCCTGAATCGTTTGCGTTGTTGCTTATTGATTAA
- a CDS encoding carboxypeptidase-like regulatory domain-containing protein → MKRKLFSAPFLVNILIAGLFLASAVNINVAQRNPNLFAISGYVFDSCGNPASGTYAYLINSAGSSFGSDVWVSPNGLYCLVAPAGTYTFVARGPNDSGTSFSETQIVVDRDLNKNITLVPGFKVSGYVVDSAGKGLAGSATFIFNSTWTVPSVTTGNSGFYAVYLPAGTYTFVIWPPYNSSLVNFQNRNFTVCSDMTYNVVLDSGFKLSGYLHYPSGEPVVGLSTLLINSAGFTFSAGRWSDSSGYYYGVVPAGTYSLYIHGSSSSGKSFSETSLAINSDITKNITIISGKPATG, encoded by the coding sequence TTGAAAAGGAAACTGTTCTCCGCTCCATTTTTAGTTAACATACTTATTGCTGGTCTGTTCTTGGCTAGTGCCGTAAATATTAATGTCGCTCAAAGAAATCCGAATTTGTTCGCTATCTCAGGTTACGTGTTTGATTCTTGTGGCAACCCCGCGTCAGGTACGTATGCTTATCTAATCAACAGTGCGGGTTCAAGCTTTGGCTCAGATGTTTGGGTGTCTCCTAATGGACTTTACTGTTTAGTTGCCCCCGCTGGAACTTACACTTTTGTCGCTCGCGGACCCAATGATTCAGGTACAAGTTTCTCTGAAACACAAATTGTGGTTGACCGCGACCTCAATAAGAACATCACTTTGGTGCCTGGGTTTAAGGTTTCGGGGTACGTTGTTGATTCTGCAGGTAAAGGTCTTGCGGGTTCTGCCACTTTCATCTTTAATTCCACTTGGACGGTTCCATCCGTCACAACAGGCAATTCTGGCTTCTATGCTGTGTACCTGCCTGCTGGAACCTACACCTTCGTCATTTGGCCACCCTATAATTCAAGTCTGGTGAATTTTCAAAACCGCAACTTCACTGTTTGCTCTGATATGACCTACAATGTAGTTTTGGATTCAGGGTTTAAGCTTTCAGGTTACTTGCATTACCCTTCAGGTGAGCCAGTTGTTGGTTTGTCTACTTTGTTAATTAACAGTGCGGGTTTCACTTTTTCAGCGGGACGGTGGTCCGATTCTTCAGGCTACTACTACGGCGTTGTTCCAGCTGGAACCTACTCCTTGTATATCCATGGCTCATCCAGTTCTGGCAAAAGCTTCTCTGAAACCAGCCTCGCCATAAACAGTGACATCACAAAAAACATAACCATAATCTCTGGTAAACCCGCAACAGGCTGA
- a CDS encoding ATP-binding cassette domain-containing protein codes for MIDTQNLTRTFGDTTAVDSLTLHIDEGEVFGFLGPNGAGKTTTVRMLCCLISKTHGTAKVGDYEIANPSDIPKIRKIIGLLPENVGIYEDLSTYKNLDFYGKIYKLPQTQRQARIEHFLKMLGLWEKRDRPAGSLSKGMKQKLAIARALIHDPQVLFLDEPTANLDPEASKTVRDFILELKKEKRTIFLNTHLLDEAERVCDRVGILKTKLLTVGTPESLRKSLLDTKTVIGLENVSDAIVEAVKRLGSWQIEVVGNKLIITVSDPEQDNPNIVDAIGKAGGRIQFITQTTPSLEDVYLKLVRS; via the coding sequence GTGATAGATACCCAAAACCTAACAAGAACATTCGGCGACACAACCGCAGTAGACAGCCTCACCCTACACATAGACGAAGGCGAGGTTTTCGGTTTTTTAGGCCCCAACGGCGCAGGCAAAACCACCACCGTTCGCATGCTCTGCTGCCTCATAAGCAAAACACACGGCACCGCAAAAGTAGGCGACTACGAAATCGCAAACCCCTCCGACATCCCCAAAATCAGAAAAATCATCGGGCTACTACCCGAGAACGTCGGCATATACGAGGACCTGAGCACCTACAAAAACCTGGACTTCTACGGAAAAATCTACAAACTCCCCCAAACTCAACGCCAAGCCCGCATCGAACACTTTCTCAAAATGCTTGGCTTATGGGAAAAAAGAGACCGTCCAGCCGGCAGCCTCAGCAAAGGCATGAAGCAGAAACTTGCCATCGCTCGTGCCCTTATCCACGACCCTCAGGTGCTGTTTCTTGATGAACCCACCGCGAACTTGGACCCTGAAGCCTCAAAAACTGTCCGCGACTTCATTCTTGAACTCAAAAAAGAGAAACGTACCATCTTTCTTAACACCCATTTGCTTGACGAGGCAGAACGAGTCTGTGACCGTGTTGGCATCCTCAAAACTAAGCTCTTAACTGTTGGCACTCCTGAAAGCCTGCGGAAGTCGCTTTTGGATACAAAAACGGTGATTGGACTGGAAAATGTTAGCGATGCGATTGTGGAGGCAGTGAAACGGCTTGGTTCGTGGCAAATTGAGGTTGTAGGCAATAAGCTCATCATAACCGTTAGCGACCCCGAACAGGACAACCCCAATATTGTGGACGCTATTGGCAAGGCTGGTGGGCGAATTCAATTCATTACTCAAACTACTCCCTCCTTAGAGGATGTATACCTAAAACTGGTAAGGAGCTAA
- a CDS encoding PH domain-containing protein — MAKKTDEKVIRPPVKSITSGTIFRPSRALVYKLLLKNAIVFVLIWLTVILSFVFVAAMTALDPVNPSAMQIINDYFGEVNLWTIILNLCWFTPAVIIIPRYVQSIEYSVKADTGDTMPEIYSRRGIFTITRRHVPFRTITNISSQAGPFDRLFKIGSVHIETAGYSGANQKGPEENLSGIVFYEEVRDFVLKELRKFKEPYVTGTEVIHPTEKPVQKMAGARDDEVLATLREIRDILRDKTE; from the coding sequence GTGGCGAAAAAAACCGACGAGAAAGTTATCCGACCCCCCGTGAAATCAATCACAAGCGGAACTATATTTCGACCTTCACGCGCCTTGGTTTACAAGCTGCTGTTGAAAAATGCTATTGTCTTCGTGTTGATTTGGCTAACTGTAATTCTCTCTTTCGTGTTTGTTGCTGCAATGACGGCATTAGACCCTGTTAACCCAAGTGCAATGCAGATAATCAACGATTATTTTGGAGAGGTTAACCTTTGGACAATAATCTTGAACCTATGCTGGTTCACCCCCGCCGTCATTATCATACCGCGTTACGTCCAAAGCATTGAGTATTCCGTGAAAGCAGACACCGGAGACACCATGCCCGAAATCTACTCACGCCGAGGCATCTTCACCATCACCCGCCGCCATGTACCCTTCAGAACCATAACCAACATCTCCAGCCAAGCAGGCCCCTTTGACAGGCTGTTCAAAATAGGTTCCGTTCACATTGAAACTGCGGGGTACTCTGGAGCAAACCAGAAAGGTCCTGAAGAAAACCTAAGCGGAATCGTGTTCTATGAAGAGGTGCGCGATTTCGTTCTTAAAGAGCTTCGAAAGTTCAAGGAACCTTATGTGACGGGTACTGAGGTAATCCATCCAACTGAAAAACCTGTTCAAAAAATGGCGGGTGCTCGGGACGATGAGGTGCTTGCTACTCTGCGGGAAATCCGGGATATTCTTAGGGATAAGACTGAGTAG